The Neisseria sicca genome includes a window with the following:
- a CDS encoding tetratricopeptide repeat protein, producing the protein MFLDYSLLIVLLALLLVVLLFVRFKQSGTTHKKTTKVAKSSIHHNKPNQKDEDAVTPDWMDQVNQSVSDTEQQDWEWGGGETSGSTASVSAQEVDPLTEYQVYKQFGYESKAAESLAGYLNGLGDGAPEKLVHELIGLSLRVGNVDMLADALEKHGLVLSEESLAEYVKVGLMTEPTHLRLRVLAEERLRWSLQEIERRIGEPSGIEDSSESDSTSSDDVQHTSPTSQASKRSLIVLGKKEFNDITPEEMGAVIGFVKPEHGAKILKDKVDYKTAVQQYNRAIQTSPKPASLIIDALKLDYQNEEIGQFAQHLWKLYHSLGQYGRQVKERMLGWGYSLGYHEVFDDLEKGPNENRVKEIGLARGYLQPTSLQMKAKYRDLVQKDSSVISMNSSPADEALKEVESLLMYGQLDLAVDTLEQAVLQYPQESQLYIMLFDLYERVEDWARLEQFLRILRERVVSLPEEVILAMSRLLQRVNQYSKK; encoded by the coding sequence GTGTTCTTGGATTATTCACTTTTAATCGTATTGTTGGCGCTTTTGTTGGTTGTATTGTTGTTTGTCCGTTTCAAGCAAAGCGGAACGACACATAAAAAAACAACTAAGGTTGCCAAATCATCAATACATCATAACAAACCAAATCAAAAAGATGAGGATGCTGTTACTCCGGATTGGATGGATCAGGTCAATCAGTCTGTTTCTGATACTGAACAACAGGATTGGGAATGGGGTGGTGGCGAGACTTCGGGTTCAACGGCATCAGTATCTGCTCAGGAAGTCGATCCTCTGACTGAATATCAGGTGTACAAACAGTTCGGTTATGAAAGCAAGGCTGCAGAGTCTTTGGCAGGGTATCTGAACGGGTTGGGCGATGGGGCTCCCGAAAAGCTGGTTCATGAATTAATCGGGTTGAGCCTCCGCGTAGGCAATGTCGATATGTTGGCTGATGCGTTGGAAAAACACGGATTGGTTTTGTCCGAGGAGAGTTTGGCTGAATACGTTAAGGTTGGTTTAATGACTGAGCCGACGCACTTGCGCCTGCGTGTTTTGGCTGAGGAGCGTTTGAGATGGAGCTTGCAGGAAATTGAGCGCAGAATTGGTGAACCTTCAGGAATCGAAGATTCTTCAGAATCGGATTCAACTTCTTCAGATGATGTTCAGCACACTTCTCCAACTTCTCAAGCTTCAAAACGTTCTTTAATTGTGTTAGGGAAAAAAGAATTTAATGACATCACCCCCGAGGAAATGGGTGCAGTCATTGGATTTGTTAAGCCTGAGCATGGTGCGAAAATTTTGAAGGATAAGGTTGATTATAAAACAGCAGTACAACAATACAACCGTGCTATTCAAACCTCTCCAAAACCTGCCAGCTTAATTATTGATGCTTTGAAGTTGGACTACCAAAATGAAGAAATTGGTCAGTTCGCGCAACATTTATGGAAGCTTTATCACTCACTCGGACAATATGGCCGCCAAGTGAAAGAACGGATGCTCGGCTGGGGATATAGTCTAGGTTACCATGAGGTTTTTGATGATTTGGAAAAGGGACCAAATGAGAATCGCGTGAAAGAAATTGGTTTGGCCAGAGGTTATTTACAGCCCACTTCTTTGCAAATGAAAGCGAAATACCGAGATTTGGTACAAAAAGACTCGTCCGTTATCAGCATGAATTCATCACCTGCTGATGAGGCTCTAAAAGAAGTCGAGTCCTTATTGATGTATGGTCAGTTGGATTTGGCTGTTGATACTTTAGAGCAGGCTGTACTGCAATATCCGCAAGAGTCTCAGTTATATATCATGTTGTTTGATCTTTACGAAAGAGTTGAAGACTGGGCACGTTTGGAACAGTTCTTACGTATCTTGCGTGAACGGGTTGTCAGTTTGCCGGAAGAGGTTATTTTGGCTATGAGCCGCTTGCTTCAACGCGTAAATCAATATTCAAAAAAATAA